The proteins below come from a single Stigmatella erecta genomic window:
- a CDS encoding serine/threonine-protein kinase, translated as MRQGDDDSGGLSYLGDLDAQTQPASVRAPTGTLIQGQVTPHPPVPPAMRGPVPGQVLAGRYRVERWLGAGGTSTVHAATDLQTGQPVALKLLMASVDDTERVARFRKELEHVRVLEHPNIARVLDVGLDGPRHFLVMELLEGMDLKRLVAQRRPSLAEALRWLTHATCALEHAHAHGVLHRDVKSPNLFITPTGILKLMDFGLAKSAHVDSSTAHGTVMGTPEYMAPEQVMGTPPASAATDLYSLGVVAYELVTGQLPFRHSQPVPLMFLQVQQAPAPPRTLCPELPGPFEHVILTLMAKQPQARYPNASALRGALKALWPLVLPGAAASL; from the coding sequence GTGCGGCAGGGTGATGATGACTCGGGAGGACTGAGCTACCTGGGAGACCTCGACGCCCAGACCCAGCCGGCGTCCGTCCGCGCGCCCACGGGCACGCTCATCCAGGGGCAGGTGACGCCCCATCCTCCCGTCCCCCCCGCGATGCGCGGGCCGGTGCCCGGGCAGGTGCTCGCGGGCCGCTACCGCGTGGAGCGGTGGCTGGGGGCCGGGGGCACCTCCACGGTGCACGCGGCCACGGACCTCCAGACCGGACAGCCCGTGGCGCTCAAGCTGCTGATGGCCTCCGTGGACGACACGGAGCGGGTGGCCCGCTTCCGCAAGGAGCTGGAGCACGTGCGCGTCCTGGAGCATCCGAACATCGCCCGGGTGCTCGACGTGGGGCTCGATGGCCCGCGGCACTTCCTGGTGATGGAGCTGCTGGAGGGCATGGACCTGAAGCGGCTGGTGGCCCAGCGGCGCCCCAGCCTCGCCGAGGCCCTGCGCTGGCTCACCCACGCCACGTGCGCCCTGGAGCATGCGCATGCGCACGGGGTGCTGCACCGGGACGTGAAGTCGCCCAACCTCTTCATCACCCCCACGGGCATCCTCAAGCTGATGGACTTCGGGCTCGCCAAGAGCGCCCACGTGGACAGCAGCACGGCGCACGGCACCGTCATGGGCACCCCCGAGTACATGGCCCCCGAGCAGGTGATGGGCACGCCCCCGGCCTCCGCGGCCACGGACCTGTACTCCCTGGGGGTGGTGGCCTACGAGCTCGTGACGGGCCAGCTTCCTTTCCGCCATTCCCAGCCCGTGCCGCTCATGTTCCTCCAGGTGCAGCAGGCCCCCGCGCCGCCGCGCACCCTGTGCCCCGAGCTGCCCGGGCCGTTCGAGCACGTCATCCTCACGCTCATGGCCAAGCAGCCCCAGGCGCGTTACCCGAACGCCTCGGCCCTGCGCGGGGCACTCAAGGCGCTGTGGCCGCTGGTGCTGCCCGGCGCCGCCGCGAGTCTGTGA
- a CDS encoding SpoIID/LytB domain-containing protein: MGWAAVTVALLAATPRFLTQGDVTPEDALRAEAEAAWKALEARYVAEAGGRPPREPPPIRLQRGAALPPERNAQGTPGLVELRQNTPGVLEARLRVALRHELAHQLLWWACPAASEDRLFHEAFAVGTSGELAEWREGPYQSLTRAAAALAQAPQVDTPSARKALARLLGESQGFPRALSTRLRQCQDGARWALPLSIDELAGVEARAAEPATVVVSRHSGEVLLAEGDVRRALPYGSTLKPFLLAGSAGPPPLLPPRSGVQEWACGSALPARVDGRTALLRSCNGYFLDWAAKGGAAVDFGPWGAVLQAVGLTGTPTDMADAIGLRSTLALSPWGLAQAYRLLAEARPELLDTLKDNAARGTLSELPASAAYAGIATKTGTVRDAASRPQYGWIVAVDADTVAVVMRPGQMPRSFADEVPRVLAQARRKRGLEAAQVQVLGLVPVHEVEAGCPGAGFSVAAGVPHALPPGFSRLDGRVAGGPAVCLGSPWRVRAPGLPPEGRDYAGIFTGSPPPPYRPPPGVPTTERERRARRGSDFVFRTTRLQYTAGVVAAEDASLQGEPRVALARVAAHNERHAQGRHGGRPLCDTTHCQAFLGTVRIKPEEEQALGLPALRWKQWLPFSQGGQEPWTERRARVRVEALLGPRLASLRFKDGRVLFVQATQEAGETFDTAESRPCEVLRSALKLPSCPHRAAFDGAEVVFEGKGRGHGEGLDVEEAKASPLRSGELLERAYRTLP; the protein is encoded by the coding sequence ATGGGGTGGGCCGCCGTCACGGTTGCCCTCTTGGCGGCCACCCCGCGCTTTCTCACCCAGGGAGACGTGACGCCCGAGGACGCGCTGCGCGCCGAGGCGGAAGCGGCCTGGAAGGCGCTGGAGGCGCGGTATGTGGCCGAGGCGGGGGGCCGTCCCCCGCGGGAGCCGCCGCCCATCCGCCTCCAGCGCGGCGCGGCCCTGCCGCCGGAGCGCAACGCGCAGGGCACCCCGGGCCTCGTGGAGCTGCGGCAGAACACGCCGGGCGTGCTGGAGGCGCGGCTGCGCGTGGCGCTGCGGCACGAGCTGGCGCACCAGCTCCTGTGGTGGGCCTGCCCCGCGGCCTCCGAGGACCGGCTCTTCCACGAGGCCTTCGCGGTGGGGACGAGCGGCGAGCTGGCCGAGTGGCGCGAGGGGCCCTACCAATCCCTGACCCGGGCCGCCGCGGCGCTGGCGCAAGCGCCCCAGGTGGACACGCCCTCGGCGCGCAAGGCCCTGGCGCGCCTGCTCGGCGAGAGCCAGGGCTTTCCCCGGGCGCTCTCCACCCGGCTGCGCCAGTGCCAGGATGGGGCGCGCTGGGCCCTGCCCCTGTCCATCGACGAGCTCGCGGGCGTGGAGGCGCGGGCCGCGGAGCCGGCCACGGTGGTGGTGAGCCGGCACTCCGGTGAAGTGCTCCTCGCGGAGGGAGACGTCCGGCGCGCGCTGCCCTACGGCTCCACGCTCAAGCCCTTCCTGCTCGCCGGGAGCGCGGGGCCGCCCCCGCTGCTGCCGCCGCGCTCCGGCGTGCAGGAGTGGGCGTGCGGCAGCGCCCTGCCCGCCCGGGTCGACGGGCGCACGGCGCTGCTGCGCTCCTGCAACGGCTACTTCCTGGACTGGGCGGCGAAGGGGGGCGCGGCCGTGGACTTCGGGCCCTGGGGCGCGGTGCTCCAGGCGGTGGGGCTGACGGGCACGCCCACGGACATGGCGGATGCCATCGGCTTGCGCTCGACGTTGGCGCTGTCGCCGTGGGGGCTGGCCCAGGCCTACCGGCTGCTCGCCGAGGCCCGCCCCGAGCTGCTCGACACCCTGAAGGACAACGCGGCGCGCGGCACGCTCTCGGAGCTGCCCGCCTCGGCGGCCTACGCGGGCATCGCCACCAAGACGGGCACGGTGAGGGACGCGGCCAGCCGCCCCCAGTACGGCTGGATTGTCGCGGTGGACGCGGACACCGTGGCGGTGGTGATGCGGCCGGGCCAGATGCCCCGGAGCTTCGCGGACGAGGTGCCGCGGGTGCTCGCCCAGGCGCGGCGGAAGCGCGGCCTGGAGGCGGCCCAGGTGCAGGTGCTGGGGCTGGTGCCGGTGCACGAGGTGGAGGCCGGGTGCCCGGGCGCGGGGTTCTCGGTGGCGGCGGGCGTTCCCCACGCCCTTCCTCCCGGGTTCTCGCGGCTGGACGGCCGGGTGGCGGGAGGGCCCGCGGTGTGCCTGGGCAGCCCCTGGCGGGTGCGGGCGCCCGGTTTACCTCCGGAGGGCCGCGACTACGCGGGCATCTTCACCGGCTCCCCGCCGCCGCCCTACCGTCCGCCGCCGGGCGTGCCCACCACCGAGCGGGAGCGCCGGGCGCGCCGGGGCTCGGACTTCGTCTTCCGCACCACGCGCCTCCAGTACACGGCGGGGGTGGTGGCGGCGGAGGATGCGTCGCTCCAGGGCGAGCCCCGGGTGGCGCTCGCGCGGGTGGCGGCGCACAACGAGCGGCACGCGCAGGGCCGGCACGGGGGGAGGCCCCTCTGTGACACCACGCACTGCCAGGCGTTCCTCGGCACGGTGCGGATCAAACCCGAGGAGGAGCAGGCCCTGGGCCTGCCCGCGCTGCGCTGGAAGCAGTGGCTGCCCTTCTCGCAGGGAGGACAGGAGCCCTGGACGGAGCGCCGGGCCCGCGTGCGGGTGGAGGCGCTGCTCGGCCCCCGGCTGGCCTCGCTGCGCTTCAAGGACGGGCGGGTGCTCTTCGTCCAGGCCACCCAGGAGGCCGGGGAGACCTTCGACACGGCCGAGTCGAGGCCGTGCGAGGTGCTCCGCTCGGCGTTGAAGCTCCCGTCCTGCCCTCACAGGGCCGCGTTCGACGGCGCGGAGGTGGTCTTCGAGGGCAAGGGGCGGGGCCACGGCGAGGGGCTGGACGTGGAGGAGGCCAAGGCAAGCCCCCTCCGCAGCGGCGAGCTCCTGGAGCGCGCCTACCGCACGCTGCCGTGA
- a CDS encoding SLC13 family permease, producing the protein MTIAIVLGIVVIALVLFSLETIPIEVSSLTIVCLLALTRVLTPEQAFEGFSNDTVIFIFCLLAMTQGLATTGVVQLIGQRLSFFARYGHQVFVFAMMGTVAVFSSVISNTVTTAAFLPVAIGAAHRAKVPKSKVLMPLAYASMLGGMVFLYGTSTNLVMSAAMQKMGMKGIGVAELAPVGLPVAVLGMLVVVLLGPLLLPAREGQAGEAGWSLRDYLTEAVLPEGSGYRGKELSEISKGLGLRVIGILRDGQPVAAVPSYRLDGTERLIIEGRREDILRVKDLRGIEIRPDMKLGEAEEASRDSVLVEASVPAGSPLVGRSLKDALFAERFGLVALALHRKPAFQRITKLRMLGRLFGQQSLASIPLSVGDVLLLRGSRARVAELADGAALLVLSDYDYQPPRYGKALLAVFLFLGALAAGSLGVVPLSVAGLAGMLGMIATGCVDARTAFRVDWRVVLLIGSMMALGVAMEKSGAGMFLGSRVAEMATYGGPRLVLTLLMVLTILLSAPMSNQAAALVVLPVAVSAASQLGVDVRPFAIGVTLAASCSFITPLEPSCVLVYGPGHYRFTDFFRLGTPLTVLLVVFLVFAVPAVWPFDGSLPAAAAR; encoded by the coding sequence ATGACCATCGCCATCGTTCTGGGCATCGTCGTCATCGCCCTGGTGCTCTTCTCGCTCGAAACCATCCCCATCGAGGTCAGCTCCCTCACCATCGTCTGTCTCCTGGCGCTCACCCGCGTGCTCACCCCGGAGCAGGCCTTCGAGGGCTTCAGCAACGACACCGTCATCTTCATCTTCTGCCTGCTGGCGATGACGCAAGGGCTCGCCACCACCGGCGTGGTCCAGCTCATCGGGCAGCGGCTCTCCTTCTTCGCCCGCTACGGCCACCAGGTCTTCGTGTTCGCGATGATGGGCACTGTGGCCGTCTTCTCCTCCGTCATCTCCAATACGGTGACGACCGCCGCCTTCCTCCCCGTGGCCATCGGCGCCGCGCACCGCGCCAAAGTGCCCAAGAGCAAGGTGCTCATGCCCCTCGCCTACGCATCGATGCTGGGCGGCATGGTGTTCCTCTATGGCACCTCCACCAACCTGGTGATGTCCGCGGCGATGCAGAAGATGGGCATGAAGGGCATTGGCGTGGCGGAGCTGGCGCCCGTGGGGCTGCCCGTGGCGGTGCTCGGCATGCTCGTGGTGGTGCTGCTCGGCCCCCTGCTGCTGCCCGCCCGCGAGGGCCAGGCCGGGGAAGCGGGCTGGTCCCTTCGCGACTACCTCACGGAGGCCGTGCTGCCCGAGGGCTCGGGCTACCGGGGCAAGGAGCTGAGCGAGATCTCCAAGGGCCTGGGGCTGCGCGTCATCGGCATCCTCCGGGATGGGCAACCCGTGGCGGCGGTGCCCTCGTACCGGCTCGACGGCACCGAGCGGCTCATCATCGAGGGCCGGCGCGAGGACATCCTCCGGGTGAAGGACCTGCGGGGCATCGAAATCCGCCCGGACATGAAGCTGGGCGAGGCGGAAGAGGCGTCCCGGGACTCGGTGCTGGTGGAGGCCAGCGTGCCCGCGGGCAGCCCCCTGGTGGGCCGGAGCCTGAAGGACGCCCTCTTCGCGGAGCGCTTCGGCCTGGTCGCGCTGGCGCTGCACCGCAAGCCTGCCTTCCAGCGCATCACCAAGCTGCGGATGCTGGGGCGCCTCTTCGGCCAGCAATCCCTCGCCTCCATTCCGCTGTCCGTGGGCGACGTGCTGCTCCTGCGGGGCTCCCGCGCCCGCGTGGCGGAGCTGGCCGATGGCGCCGCGCTGCTCGTGCTCTCCGACTACGACTACCAGCCGCCCCGCTACGGCAAGGCCCTGCTGGCGGTGTTCCTCTTCCTGGGCGCGCTGGCGGCGGGCTCGCTGGGCGTGGTGCCCCTCTCGGTCGCGGGCCTGGCGGGGATGCTGGGCATGATTGCCACCGGGTGCGTGGATGCGCGCACCGCCTTCCGGGTGGACTGGCGCGTGGTGCTGCTCATCGGCTCGATGATGGCGCTGGGCGTGGCCATGGAGAAGAGCGGCGCGGGGATGTTCCTCGGCAGCCGCGTGGCCGAGATGGCCACCTATGGCGGCCCCCGGCTGGTGCTCACCCTGCTGATGGTGCTGACCATCCTGCTGTCGGCCCCCATGAGCAACCAGGCCGCGGCGCTGGTGGTGCTCCCCGTGGCGGTGAGCGCCGCCTCGCAGCTCGGCGTGGACGTGCGCCCCTTTGCCATCGGGGTGACCTTGGCGGCGAGCTGCTCGTTCATCACCCCGCTGGAGCCCAGCTGCGTGCTCGTGTACGGCCCCGGCCACTACCGCTTCACGGACTTCTTCCGGCTGGGCACGCCGCTCACGGTGCTCCTCGTGGTGTTCCTCGTCTTCGCCGTCCCCGCCGTGTGGCCCTTCGACGGCTCCCTGCCCGCCGCGGCCGCCCGGTAG
- a CDS encoding DUF7402 domain-containing protein translates to MTVARVRPRTRQPGALRRNVLLWALWAGSTPATGLAGPGPCPPPFPGGTNIAPEAHITTSSAYTDEQGVVQDGCRAVDGRIGAEGGEWVSAWELNPWIQLAWDTPRTLQAVDLYDRANTWPNVNTGRLSFSDNTVVNVTGIPPDGALKAITFAPRTVTWMKFEATGGTGNLNGLSEIAAGEVRPVTRSYARSEAVNLVFWPGVRLTASTPSNVGVRQLATKFGEDANNYHDFPSASWLQLDLGPGNVQHIHKVRLRFGEASLSATGYKIWVGNDPTNPGNNTLAADVRGNTKPIVTAEFPAIPGRFVRVQVFSPPSGVQPIRVDGLSVHSTDPKQVTRHYPVNGRGSGKAKLEPLRGWGWYHASRKASNLLSEDPVATGPDDRSDSNQQLDLAHEGAAFRVQLDDTYALEKMILGWGRAPAAPVALKVELSVDDLHYHTVFDGPAPPGHAPVLTWSTAEGHGDAKYVRVTLPRTGASPQVRGLSRLELYGLPVTSRTILPDEPPEGSVQAGRLDVPYDGYLSAAIYDSRGRLVRTLKSREPVAQGAGRPLYWDGQDDLGQALPEGPYQWKAVVSRVASRDDGSVGNTGNPSHGLAHAPHQAAALAYDPDGYLYTASSWEEPAMDLRRYKPNGTPDWAVPAKLSLAVAADGEFVYVAQWKEQDGLMANVVNRHRAGDGTRVPFPGTADGALPINPFAANPKPSSQRRATADQSRWFVGVNGLAVDTTCLWVSNYRRNRVECYAKGSGTLQGSFAVTRPLGIAADGHGFVWVAQEGHRVTQYRTALPPTSAWGVPVGSLSGLADPYAVALGVGGTQLFLTEHGTGSVRVYGTAQGGLLATHGQQARPGPLQADHFRLGHRAGIAADAEGRYTVADTGNHRLQWFYADGRLRRSMSSEFISAPFVDETGTLPHTVLSGPRQYTVDPTTGTWQYTHNWTPSDSAFVDEVSKRRRLRVNPHQGPPLYRDFLFYTADGFRGGVTVYLLEPGDTGMRRAASLGFGWTGADDNTLPGNRCFQWIDSSADGVVDSPSEVSFPEKCIAGDMHVWVSETGDLWLSQTSPAEGAVVIPLQGFDANHNPLYRFDARYTVLPPDPSPTNYRAAVIRSIPGSPRFLTLGTTAQSDAARGTAGFGSGRVVTLHHPDGSEKVRVHLPDEWKAFTLAADDEYWYTGHSRDDQHWVRMYDEDGLLIATMRPGAPSRWGAGWMDHASSLTARREPGTHTHYVYAEDVYWGRMIRYATEVPPDSLSRSEGHFTFSR, encoded by the coding sequence GTGACCGTTGCTCGCGTTCGCCCCAGGACCCGGCAGCCAGGCGCGCTCCGGAGAAATGTTCTCCTCTGGGCGCTCTGGGCGGGGAGCACCCCCGCCACGGGCCTGGCGGGCCCCGGGCCCTGTCCCCCGCCCTTCCCCGGCGGGACCAACATCGCGCCCGAGGCACACATCACCACCTCGTCGGCGTATACCGACGAGCAGGGCGTCGTCCAGGACGGCTGCCGGGCGGTCGATGGGCGCATCGGGGCCGAGGGCGGCGAGTGGGTGTCCGCCTGGGAGCTGAACCCGTGGATTCAGCTGGCGTGGGACACGCCCCGGACCCTCCAGGCCGTGGACCTGTACGACCGGGCGAACACGTGGCCCAACGTGAACACGGGCCGCTTGAGCTTCAGCGACAACACGGTGGTGAACGTCACCGGCATTCCCCCGGACGGGGCCCTCAAGGCCATCACGTTCGCGCCCAGGACGGTGACGTGGATGAAGTTCGAGGCCACGGGGGGCACGGGCAACCTCAACGGCCTGTCGGAGATCGCCGCCGGGGAGGTGCGGCCCGTCACCCGGAGCTACGCCCGCAGCGAGGCCGTCAACCTGGTCTTCTGGCCCGGCGTCCGGCTGACGGCCAGCACGCCCTCCAACGTGGGGGTGCGGCAGCTGGCCACGAAGTTCGGCGAGGACGCGAACAACTACCATGACTTTCCCAGCGCCTCGTGGCTCCAGCTCGACCTGGGCCCCGGCAACGTGCAGCACATCCACAAGGTGCGCCTGCGCTTCGGCGAGGCCAGCCTGAGCGCCACGGGCTACAAGATCTGGGTCGGCAACGATCCCACCAACCCCGGGAACAACACGCTGGCCGCCGACGTGCGGGGCAACACGAAGCCCATCGTGACGGCCGAGTTCCCGGCGATTCCCGGGCGCTTCGTGCGCGTGCAGGTGTTCAGCCCCCCCTCGGGCGTCCAGCCCATCCGGGTGGACGGGCTGTCGGTCCACTCGACCGACCCGAAGCAGGTGACGCGGCACTATCCGGTCAACGGGCGAGGCTCCGGCAAGGCGAAGCTCGAGCCCCTGCGGGGCTGGGGCTGGTACCACGCCTCTCGAAAGGCGAGCAACCTCCTGTCCGAGGACCCGGTGGCCACCGGCCCCGACGACCGGAGCGACAGCAACCAGCAGCTCGACCTCGCCCACGAGGGCGCGGCGTTCCGCGTCCAGCTCGATGACACCTATGCCCTGGAGAAGATGATCCTCGGGTGGGGCCGCGCGCCCGCCGCCCCCGTGGCGCTCAAGGTCGAGCTGTCCGTGGATGACCTCCACTACCACACGGTCTTCGACGGCCCCGCGCCCCCGGGCCATGCGCCGGTGCTCACGTGGTCCACGGCCGAGGGCCACGGGGATGCGAAGTATGTCCGCGTCACGCTGCCCCGGACGGGGGCCTCTCCCCAGGTGAGGGGATTGTCGCGCCTGGAGCTGTATGGTTTGCCCGTCACCTCCCGGACAATCCTCCCGGACGAGCCCCCCGAGGGCTCCGTGCAGGCCGGCCGCCTCGATGTGCCCTACGATGGCTACCTCAGCGCCGCCATCTATGACTCCCGCGGCCGGCTCGTCCGGACGCTCAAGAGCCGCGAGCCCGTGGCCCAGGGCGCGGGCCGCCCGCTCTACTGGGACGGCCAGGACGACCTGGGCCAGGCGCTGCCCGAGGGGCCGTATCAATGGAAGGCCGTCGTCAGCCGGGTGGCCTCCCGGGACGATGGCAGCGTGGGAAACACGGGCAATCCCTCTCATGGGCTGGCCCATGCGCCGCACCAGGCCGCCGCCCTGGCATATGACCCGGATGGCTACCTTTACACGGCCAGCTCCTGGGAGGAGCCCGCCATGGACTTGCGCCGCTACAAGCCCAATGGCACGCCGGACTGGGCCGTGCCCGCCAAGCTCAGCCTCGCCGTGGCCGCCGACGGCGAGTTTGTCTATGTGGCCCAGTGGAAGGAGCAGGACGGCCTCATGGCCAACGTGGTGAACCGCCACCGCGCCGGGGATGGCACCCGCGTGCCCTTCCCTGGCACGGCCGATGGCGCCCTGCCCATCAATCCCTTCGCGGCCAATCCCAAACCCTCCAGCCAGCGCCGGGCCACCGCGGACCAGAGCCGGTGGTTCGTGGGCGTCAATGGCCTGGCCGTGGACACCACGTGCCTCTGGGTGAGCAACTACCGGCGGAACCGGGTCGAGTGTTACGCCAAGGGCTCGGGCACGCTCCAGGGCTCGTTCGCCGTGACCCGGCCCCTCGGCATCGCCGCTGATGGCCACGGCTTCGTGTGGGTGGCCCAGGAGGGCCACCGCGTCACCCAGTACCGCACCGCCCTGCCCCCCACCTCCGCCTGGGGCGTCCCCGTGGGCAGCCTCTCCGGCCTGGCGGACCCGTATGCCGTGGCCCTGGGGGTGGGCGGGACGCAGCTGTTCCTGACCGAGCACGGCACCGGAAGCGTGAGGGTGTATGGCACCGCCCAGGGCGGGCTGCTCGCCACCCATGGCCAGCAGGCACGGCCGGGCCCCCTTCAAGCGGATCATTTCCGGCTGGGCCACCGGGCGGGAATCGCCGCGGACGCCGAGGGCCGCTACACCGTCGCGGACACCGGCAACCACCGCTTGCAATGGTTCTACGCCGATGGACGCCTCCGGCGCTCCATGAGCAGTGAGTTCATCTCCGCCCCGTTCGTCGATGAGACCGGGACCCTGCCCCACACCGTGCTCAGTGGGCCGCGCCAGTACACCGTCGACCCCACCACCGGCACCTGGCAATACACACACAACTGGACGCCCAGCGACAGCGCCTTCGTCGATGAGGTCTCCAAGCGGCGCCGGCTCCGGGTGAATCCTCACCAGGGCCCGCCCCTTTACCGCGACTTCCTTTTCTATACCGCCGATGGGTTCCGGGGAGGCGTCACCGTTTACCTGCTCGAACCCGGGGACACCGGGATGCGCCGGGCCGCGAGCCTGGGCTTCGGCTGGACCGGCGCTGATGACAACACACTCCCCGGCAACCGGTGCTTCCAGTGGATCGACTCCTCCGCGGACGGCGTGGTGGATTCCCCCTCCGAGGTGTCGTTCCCGGAGAAGTGCATTGCCGGAGACATGCATGTCTGGGTCAGCGAGACGGGGGACCTCTGGCTGTCTCAGACGTCACCCGCCGAAGGCGCGGTGGTCATCCCGCTCCAGGGCTTCGACGCGAACCACAACCCCCTCTATCGCTTCGATGCCCGGTACACCGTGCTGCCCCCGGACCCCTCGCCCACGAATTACCGCGCGGCGGTGATCCGCTCGATTCCTGGCAGCCCGCGGTTCCTGACGCTCGGCACGACGGCTCAGAGTGACGCGGCCCGGGGCACCGCGGGCTTCGGCAGTGGCCGCGTCGTCACGCTTCACCACCCGGATGGCTCGGAGAAGGTGCGCGTCCATCTCCCCGACGAGTGGAAAGCCTTCACCCTCGCCGCGGATGACGAGTACTGGTACACGGGCCACTCGCGCGACGACCAGCATTGGGTCCGCATGTATGACGAGGACGGGCTGCTCATCGCGACGATGCGGCCCGGGGCACCCAGCCGCTGGGGCGCCGGGTGGATGGACCACGCCTCGTCCCTGACGGCCCGCAGAGAGCCCGGCACCCACACCCATTATGTCTATGCCGAGGATGTCTATTGGGGCCGGATGATCCGCTACGCCACGGAGGTTCCCCCGGACAGCCTGAGCCGGAGTGAGGGCCATTTCACGTTTTCAAGATAA
- the infC gene encoding translation initiation factor IF-3: MSADGEQLGVMPLEAALARARDEGLDLVEISPMASPPVCKLMDYGKFKYEEKKKASEAKRAQVVIQLKEVKLRPKTEDHDYDFKVRNMRRFVEEGNKAKVVVQFRGREITHREQGTALLNDVAQDLKDVAIVEQPPRMEGRLMFMILAPTPKVAQKAREAVKQAAQAAKRTPPPGSTPPSSNKPAAESAERAPAPDEQPVAP, from the coding sequence GTGAGCGCGGACGGTGAGCAGCTCGGCGTCATGCCCCTGGAGGCCGCCCTCGCGCGCGCCCGCGACGAGGGGCTCGACCTGGTCGAGATCAGCCCCATGGCCAGCCCGCCCGTCTGCAAGCTCATGGACTACGGCAAGTTCAAGTACGAGGAGAAGAAGAAGGCCTCGGAAGCCAAGCGGGCGCAGGTCGTCATCCAGCTGAAGGAAGTGAAGCTGCGCCCCAAGACGGAGGACCACGACTACGACTTCAAGGTGCGCAACATGCGCCGGTTCGTGGAGGAGGGGAACAAGGCGAAGGTCGTCGTCCAGTTCCGCGGCCGCGAAATCACCCACCGCGAGCAGGGCACCGCCCTCCTCAACGACGTGGCCCAGGACCTGAAGGACGTGGCCATCGTGGAGCAGCCGCCCCGCATGGAAGGGCGCCTGATGTTCATGATTCTCGCGCCCACGCCCAAGGTGGCCCAGAAGGCCCGCGAGGCCGTGAAGCAGGCCGCCCAGGCCGCCAAGCGGACGCCGCCCCCGGGCAGCACGCCGCCCTCGAGCAACAAGCCCGCGGCGGAGAGCGCCGAGCGGGCCCCGGCACCGGACGAGCAGCCCGTGGCTCCCTGA